A region from the Acyrthosiphon pisum isolate AL4f chromosome A1, pea_aphid_22Mar2018_4r6ur, whole genome shotgun sequence genome encodes:
- the LOC107883572 gene encoding uncharacterized protein LOC107883572: MPPKRLKTEVKVPWTNEQKSTFIDLWRSRPTLYINKSPGYINKTQRTILLNEIATEMSEKRPSTTIDDVKELINSMTTNFNASYRRYKESCKSGTGLVEIPKAVRDLDFLKDNIAIRPTVSNISIPDDINPELEESITNMEVIFVGENMGYEDSQENVDVEYTLAEHLEKKSILNQLSTKTESPQHLRKRKKTDEVDEAFYSALKDISGKKSEFTVFGEYVAVELEKIKSKRLLLQVKNKINNILTEALIDEIDA, translated from the exons ATGCCACCGAAGAGATTAAAG aCTGAAGTAAAAGTACCATGGACCAATGAACAAAAGTCGACATTCATTGATCTTTGGCGATCACGTCCTACACTCTACATAAATAAGAGTCctggttatataaataaaacgcaAAGAACAATTCTTCTGAATGAAATAGCTACAGAAATGAGCGAAAAGCGACCATCAACTACAA ttgatGATGTGAAAGAACTTATAAACTCCATGACCACAAATTTCAATGCATCTTATAGGCGATACAAGGAGAGCTGTAAAAGTGGAACTGGTTTAGTTGAAATCCCTAAAGCTGTAAGGGATTTAGATTTTCTGAAAGATAATATTGCTATTCGACCTACGGTGTCAAACATATCAATACCTGATGATATAAATCCTGAActtgaa gAATCAATTACAAATATGGAAGTTATATTTGTTGGTGAAAACATGGGTTACGAAGACAGCCAAGAG AATGTTGATGTTGAATATACCTTAGCTGAGCatctagaaaaaaaatccatctTGAACCAATTATCAACTAAAACCGAGTCTCCTCAACAtttaagaaaaagaaaaaaaacggaTGAAGTAGATGAAGCATTTTATTCTGCACTGAAAGACATCTCTggtaaaaaatcagaatttactgTGTTTGGAGAGTATGTTGCTGTTgagttagaaaaaattaaaagtaagcGTTTGCTtttacaagttaaaaataaaattaataatattttgacagaaGCTTTAATTGATGAAATtgatgcataa